A genomic window from Streptomyces broussonetiae includes:
- a CDS encoding VWA domain-containing protein encodes MTTGPTTLTTGTGTGTGTGTGTGTGTGTGTGTGTGTGTGTGTGTGTGTGTGTDPGDPARERLRRWRLVLGGDQADGTGCALSGRDAAMDGTLAALYGKRDRPQAGRDRSAGLGASAPSVARWLGDVRRYFPSSVVQVMQRDAIDRLGLSALLLEPEMLEAVEADVHLVGTLLSLNKAMPETTKETARAVVRKVVEDLEKRLAARTRTTLNGALDRSARISRPRHHDIDWNRTIAANLKHYLPEYRTVVPERLVGYGRAARSVKKEVVLCIDQSGSMAASVVYASVFGAVLASMRSISTRLVVFDTAVVDLTDQLDDPVDVLFGTQLGGGTDINRALAHCQSQITRPAETVVVLISDLYEGGIRAEMLKRVAAMKASGVQFVALLALSDEGAPAYDREHAAALAALGAPAFACTPDLFPEVMAAALEKRPLPIPDTV; translated from the coding sequence ATGACGACCGGGCCGACGACACTCACGACAGGCACAGGCACAGGCACAGGCACAGGCACAGGCACAGGCACAGGCACAGGCACAGGCACAGGCACAGGCACAGGCACAGGCACAGGCACAGGCACAGGCACAGGCACAGGCACTGGCACCGGCACCGACCCCGGCGACCCGGCGCGGGAGCGCCTGCGGCGCTGGCGGCTGGTGCTCGGCGGGGACCAGGCCGACGGCACCGGGTGCGCGCTGTCCGGGCGGGACGCGGCGATGGACGGCACGCTCGCCGCGCTCTACGGCAAGAGAGACAGACCGCAGGCGGGCCGGGACCGTTCGGCGGGGCTCGGGGCCTCGGCGCCCTCCGTGGCGCGCTGGCTCGGTGACGTTCGCCGCTACTTCCCGTCCTCCGTCGTCCAGGTCATGCAGCGCGACGCCATCGACCGGCTCGGGCTCTCCGCGCTGCTGCTGGAGCCGGAGATGCTCGAGGCGGTGGAGGCCGACGTGCACCTGGTCGGCACGCTGCTCTCGCTCAACAAGGCGATGCCGGAGACGACGAAGGAGACGGCACGCGCGGTCGTCCGAAAAGTGGTCGAGGACCTGGAGAAGCGGCTCGCGGCCCGCACCCGGACCACCCTCAACGGCGCCCTCGACCGCAGTGCGCGCATCAGCCGCCCGCGCCACCACGACATCGACTGGAACCGCACCATCGCGGCCAACCTCAAGCACTACCTGCCCGAGTACCGCACGGTCGTGCCGGAGCGGCTCGTGGGATACGGCCGGGCGGCGCGGTCGGTGAAGAAGGAGGTGGTGCTCTGCATCGACCAGTCCGGTTCGATGGCGGCCTCGGTGGTCTATGCGTCGGTGTTCGGCGCGGTGCTCGCCTCCATGCGGTCGATCAGTACTCGGCTGGTCGTCTTCGACACGGCGGTGGTCGACCTCACCGACCAGCTGGACGACCCGGTCGACGTCCTCTTCGGCACCCAGCTCGGCGGCGGTACGGACATCAACCGGGCGCTCGCCCACTGCCAGTCGCAGATCACCCGGCCCGCCGAGACGGTGGTCGTGCTCATCAGTGACCTCTACGAGGGCGGCATCCGTGCCGAGATGCTCAAGAGGGTGGCGGCGATGAAGGCGTCCGGGGTGCAGTTCGTGGCGCTGCTCGCGCTGTCGGACGAGGGGGCGCCCGCGTACGACCGGGAGCATGCAGCGGCGCTGGCCGCGCTCGGCGCACCGGCCTTCGCCTGTACGCCCGACCTGTTCCCCGAGGTCATGGCGGCGGCGCTGGAGAAGCGACCGCTGCCGATACCGGACACCGTGTGA